Proteins encoded together in one Etheostoma cragini isolate CJK2018 chromosome 11, CSU_Ecrag_1.0, whole genome shotgun sequence window:
- the frmpd4 gene encoding FERM and PDZ domain-containing protein 4 isoform X1, whose translation MDPEDNELGVFTVIHHRTKSLGRPPPSGTWSASQGPPNGWDMGSNREGRDCYINHVSQSSSLEEVCLDGDKFVSQAPRKVEMRRDPVLGFGFVAGSEKPVVVRSVTPGGPSEGKLIPGDEIIMINDEPVTSAPRERVIDLVRYDNTLRSCKESILLSVIQPYPSPKSAFISAAKKAKLKTNPVKVRFAEEVIINGQVPETVKDNSLLFMPNVLKVYLENGQTKSFKFDSSTSIKDVILTLQEKLSIKSIEHFSLMLEQRAEGSASKLMLLHEQEMLTQVTQRPGSNKMKCFFRITFVPKDPVDLLRRDAVAFEYLYVQSCNDVVLERFGSELKYDTALHLAALQMYILTINTKQSQKVSLKYIEKEWGLALFLPPAVLSSMKEKNIKKALTHILKTNQNLVPPGKKLTALQAKVHYLKYLSDLRLYGGRVFKSVLIQGEKHTEVTLLVGPKYGISHVINTKTNLVALLADFSHVNRIEMYTEDENRVRVELHVLDVKPITLLMESVDAMNLACLTAGYYRLLVDSRRSIFNVAQNTETSQAARVKQTYQAIECTYSTPQKGFEDRNNQRCNQDYSNQECEYLQHGRFEGQRVYITEIHQPQHSMHMAERAECCGIPCSQTYLNVPRPKPQDSSRSAKVSFIFGDPPLDSVNPQNLGYHRLMDESPEMLDNHSHMYRRLEDDYKMMDAIEDGDGYQYATKIFGPTECIEEPLLHDICYADTTDDAEDEDDISCEEDMGMSDIDKPMLLSLSGSSDDIIDLTSLPPPPDGNDEEDNDVLLHSLNLAIAAPPPGFRDSSDEEEQQQGGIRAQEACNDIPVSLIDSVPALGAEGHGEPLNDAVVSTLQALEALAASEEQSPAQSESSTGVEISRAFSPESSDSGNETNSSEMTESSELAAAQRHSENHLRMHVAMTEGYHAVNEEKTEVAAPSDGGAGAVQYNTQEHQDEEAKSSAVASSQIFHSNGGEMEPETMEIKSVSEYFTKMHIGSVMSRQRGKQRVAESRMQGVTCASSDRSHMTSHDSAKEEAPHLVGKYNAFTVRDSYYMNQLDLGRTHFKDRHQKWQQRGPGNKMAENLSMDGVTDSQASHADRLTVKEEKQDSEERSQQLNAHLHSPSKVPALAEGDATSQDNEQQQIKIPPLDHDVTRLYEYHVSKRMSSIQSEGVNSLQSSQCSSIDAGCSTGSSSCVTPMDSPLCATDNMHVLSESSLKGLSYVTAEEKQYGPQGQGRVGQPIDPTLLRKIHAATSAEPGFGINRDNSHRKPKIKETTACTQLKKVGEESSLALCYETNTTTTTTSPSSLRSSTEPRGLTQASPDPHTLASPLSGSLCDPKTSSNRKPNRDRMLRRSWSTIMPNSRSLEALIEKTRATLTGRSSGQNFPSQDPPKVQRIFSAKTLPKSLSQGSVATNLSGRRQPRGASLLLPESTAPSDVGTWRCHGPFRHCFLRRKKNADGDDEDREMHSHALFSVSSVSFNRKKNTVLRAVSEAEQSNVNAATNDMSLEARLARVNSMKGKTYSLHTGFALTRKDALEMAGVLRSSVGDWSRGARREVNKADMDNFSQLLFMQAKVLSSACSQMGVEYSSPEELLLTLTHSFHSLCCLTQACMSLVEGLSSEGEQREVVAKVDEVVMNYVCLLKAAEAALGSSPSDQSVNALTHHSASMSAIINALTHSLKTLLNK comes from the exons ATGGACCCAGAGGACAATGAACTCGGCGTCTTCACTGTCATTCA CCACAGGACAAAATCCTTAGGCCGGCCGCCCCCTTCAGGGACCTGGAGTGCTTCACAGGGACCCCCCAATGGATGGGACATGGGCAGCAATAGAGAGGGGCGTGACTGCTACATCAA CCACGTCTCCCAGAGCAGCTCCCTGGAGGAGGTTTGTCTGGACGGGGACAAGTTTGTGTCACAAGCGCCCCGGAAGGTTGAGATGAGACGAGATCCAGTGCTTGGCTTTGGATTTGTGGCAGGCAGTGAGAAACCTGTGGTGGTCCGGTCAGTCACACCAG GGGGTCCATCAGAAGGCAAGCTGATCCCAGGAGACGAGATCATCATGATTAATGATGAGCCAGTCACTTCAGCACCCAGGGAGAGGGTTATTGACCTTGTCAGGTATGACAACACATTAAG GAGTTGCAAGGAGTCCATATTGTTGAGCGTTATTCAGCCGTACCCA TCACCCAAATCGGCATTCATCAGCGCAGCCAAAAAGGCCAAGTTAAAGACTAATCCTGTTAAGGTCCGCTTCGCTGAGGAGGTCATCATCAATGGCCAGGTCCCT GAAACGGTGAAGGACAACTCCCTTCTCTTTATGCCAAATGTTTTGAAGGTGTACCTGGAGAACGGGCAGaccaaatcatttaaatttgacaGCAGCACATCCATTAAG GATGTCATTTTGACCCTGCAAGAAAAGCTATCCATTAAGAGCATCGAGCACTTTTCTCTGATGCTGGAACAGAGAGCTGAGGGGTCTGCCAGCAAACTCATGCTGCTGCATGAGCAGGAGATGCTAACTCAG GTGACACAGAGGCCAGGGTCAAACAAGATGAAGTGCTTTTTTCGCATCACTTTTGTCCCAAAGGATCCTGTGGACCTGCTTAGGAGAGACGCAGTAGCATTTGAGTACCTATACGTTCAG AGCTGTAATGATGTGGTGTTGGAGAGATTTGGGTCAGAGCTGAAATACGACACAGCTCTCCATCTGGCTGCCCTGCAAATGTATATTCTAACCATCAATACCAAGCAGTCCCAGAAAGTTTCTCTCAAGTATATTGA GAAGGAGTGGGGTCTGGCGTTGTTCCTGCCTCCGGCAGTGCTGTCTAGCATGAAAGAGAAGAATATCAAAAAAGCCCTCACTCACATCCTCAAAACCAACCAGAACCTGGTGCCCCCTGGTAAAAAG CTGACTGCCCTGCAGGCTAAGGTCCATTATCTGAAGTACCTCAGCGATTTGAGGCTGTATGGAGGACGAGTTTTTAAATCCGTATTAATT CAAGGCGAGAAGCACACAGAAGTGACATTGCTGGTGGGGCCCAAATACGGCATCAGCCATGTGATTAATACTAAAACCAACCTGGTGGCACTTCTGGCTGATTTCAGTCATGTCAATCGCATTGAGATGTATACAGAAGATGAGAACAGGGTTAGAGTGGAACTACATGTTCTGGATGTGAAG CCCATCACTCTCTTAATGGAGTCTGTTGATGCAATGAATCTGGCCTGTTTGACTGCTGGCTACTACAGATTACTGGTGGACTCTCGGCGCTCCATCTTCAACGTGGctcaaaacacagaaacaa GCCAAGCAGCAAGAGTAAAGCAGACCTACCAGGCCATTGAGTGTACATACAGCACACCCCAGAAAGGATTTGAAGACAGAAACAACCAGAGATGCAACCAAGATTATTCTAACCAGGAGTGTGAATACCTCCAGCATGGGAGATTTGAAGGCCAGCGAGTCTACATTACTGAGATCCACCAACCCCAACACTCAATGCACATGGCAGAGAGGGCAGAGTGCTGCGGAATCCCCTGTTCCCAAACTTACCTCAACGTTCCCAGGCCCAAACCCCAAGACTCCTCCAGGAGTGCAAAGGTCTCCTTCATATTTGGAGATCCTCCCTTAGACAGTGTAAACCCCCAAAATCTGGGCTACCACAGACTGATGGATGAGAGCCCAGAGATGTTAGACAATCACAGCCACATGTATAGGCGTCTCGAGGACGACTATAAGATGATGGATGCCATAGAAGACGGGGATGGGTACCAGTACGCCACCAAAATCTTTGGTCCTACTGAATGTATCGAGGAGCCGCTGCTGCACGATATCTGCTACGCAGACACAACAGATGATGCAGAGGATGAAGATGACATCAGCTGTGAGGAGGACATGGGGATGAGTGACATTGACAAGCCTATGTTACTCTCACTCTCAGGGTCCAGCGATGACATCATTGACTtaacctccctccctcccccaccGGACGGTAATGACGAGGAGGACAATGACGTACTGCTGCACTCTCTTAACCTGGCAAtagctgctcctcctcctggctTCAGGGACAGCTCTGacgaggaggagcagcagcagggggGCATTCGGGCCCAAGAGGCCTGCAATGATATCCCAGTGTCTCTTATAGATTCAGTGCCCGCCCTCGGAGCAGAAGGCCACGGTGAGCCTCTGAACGATGCAGTGGTGTCCACCTTACAGGCACTCGAGGCCCTCGCTGCGTCTGAGGAACAGAGTCCGGCACAGTCCGAGAGTAGCACAG GTGTAGAAATATCACGGGCATTTAGTCCTGAGTCCTCAGATTCTGGCAACGAGACAAATTCCTCTGAGATGACGGAGAGCTCCGAGCTGGCCGCCGCTCAAAGACACTCAGAGAACCACCTGAGGATGCATGTAGCCATGACAGAGGGTTACCATGCTGTGAACGAAGAAAAGACGGAGGTTGCTGCACCTAGCGACGGTGGTGCCGGAGCTGTGCAGTACAACACTCAGGAGCATCAGGATGAGGAGGCTAAATCGTCTGCTGTTGCCTCCTCCCAGATTTTTCACTCCAACGGCGGGGAGATGGAGCCAGAgacaatggaaataaaatcagtCAGCGAATACTTCACTAAGATGCACATAGGCTCTGTAATGAGCAggcagagaggaaaacagaggGTGGCAGAGAGCAGAATGCAAGGAGTTACCTGTGCATCCTCTGACAGATCTCACATGACTTCTCACGACTCAGCTAAAGAGGAGGCCCCTCATCTTGTTGGGAAGTATAACGCTTTCACTGTGAGAGATTCGTACTACATGAATCAACTTGATCTGGGTCGAACTCACTTTAAAGACAGGCATCAAAAATGGCAGCAGAGAGGGCCTGGaaacaaaatggcagaaaatctATCTATGGATGGTGTGACTGACTCACAGGCTTCCCACGCAGACAGGTTGACAGTAAAGGAAGAGAAACAGGACTCAGAGGAAAGAAGCCAACAGTTAAATGCTCATCTCCACTCTCCGTCCAAAGTGCCTGCCCTTGCAGAAGGAGATGCCACTTCACAAGACAATGAGCAGCAGCAAATTAAGATTCCACCATTGGATCATGACGTCACACGGCTATATGAATACCACGTGAGCAAGCGCATGTCATCGATACAGAGTGAAGGCGTTAATTCTCTCCAGAGCTCGCAGTGTTCCTCTATAGACGCCGGTTGTAGCacaggcagcagcagctgtgtcACCCCCATGGATTCTCCTCTTTGTGCCACAGACAACATGCATGTACTGTCAGAGTCCTCGCTCAAGGGGCTGAGTTATGTAACTGCTGAGGAAAAACAGTATGGGCCACAAGGTCAGGGAAGGGTTGGACAGCCCATAGACCCCACCCTGCTGAGGAAGATCCATGCAGCTACCAGTGCTGAGCCTGGGTTCGGGATTAATCGAGATAACAGTCATCGAAAGCCCAAGATAAAAGAAACCACAG CTTGCACACAGCTGAAGAAGGTTGGGGAAGAGTCATCTTTAGCTCTCTGTTATGAGACCAataccaccaccacaaccacatcaccatcatcattgAGAAGTAGCACAGAGCCCAGAGGGCTAACACAGGCCAGCCCCGACCCACACACCCTGGCTTCCCCCTTAAGCGGATCTTTATGTGACCCTAAAACAAGCAGCAACAGAAAGCCAAACAGGGATCGGATGCTCAGAAGAAGCTGGAGCACCATAATGCCAAATTCCAGGAGTTTAGAAGCACTGATAGAGAAGACCAGAGCCACACTTACAGGGAGGAGTAGTGGTCAGAATTTTCCGTCTCAAGATCCCCCCAAAGTACAGAGGATATTCTCTGCCAAAACCTTGCCCAAGAGCTTGTCCCAAGGTTCAGTCGCAACTAATTTGTCTGGTAGAAGGCAGCCAAGAGGAGCCTCCCTGTTGCTGCCAGAGTCAACAGCACCAAGTGATGTAGGTACGTGGAGATGCCATGGGCCGTTCAGACACTGCTTCCTGCGGAGAAAGAAAAACGCCGATGGTGATgatgaagacagagagatgCACTCccatgctttgttttctgtcagctCAGTTTCTTTCAACCGCAAGAAAAATACAGTCTTGAGAGCTGTCTCCGAAGCAGAGCAGAGTAACGTAAATGCAGCTACAAATGACATGAGCCTCGAAGCAAGGCTAGCACGTGTAAATTCAATGAAAGGAAAAACCTACAGCCTCCATACAGGGTTTGCACTTACACGTAAGGATGCCTTAGAGATGGCTGGTGTGTTGCGTTCCAGCGTCGGCGACTGGTCCAGAGGTGCAAGACGAGAGGTCAACAAGGCTGATATGGATAACTTCTCCCAGCTGCTTTTCATGCAGGCGAAAGTGCTGAGCAGCGCCTGCAGTCAGATGGGTGTAGAGTACAGCAGCCCAGAGGAGTTACTGCTCACTCTGACGCACAGCTTCCACTCACTCTGCTGCCTAACGCAGGCCTGCATGTCACTGGTGGAAGGCCTGAGCAGCGAAGGAGAGCAGCGTGAGGTAGTAGCCAAAGTGGACGAGGTAGTCATGAACTACGTGTGTCTGCTGAAAGCTGCTGAGGCAGCTTTGGGAAGCTCCCCCAGTGACCAAAGTGTGAATGCATTGACACATCACTCTGCCTCCATGTCTGCTATTATAAATGCACTAACTCACTCACTGAAAACACtgctcaataaataa
- the frmpd4 gene encoding FERM and PDZ domain-containing protein 4 isoform X3, translating into MDPEDNELGVFTVIHHRTKSLGRPPPSGTWSASQGPPNGWDMGSNREGRDCYINHVSQSSSLEEVCLDGDKFVSQAPRKVEMRRDPVLGFGFVAGSEKPVVVRSVTPGGPSEGKLIPGDEIIMINDEPVTSAPRERVIDLVRSCKESILLSVIQPYPSPKSAFISAAKKAKLKTNPVKVRFAEEVIINGQVPETVKDNSLLFMPNVLKVYLENGQTKSFKFDSSTSIKDVILTLQEKLSIKSIEHFSLMLEQRAEGSASKLMLLHEQEMLTQVTQRPGSNKMKCFFRITFVPKDPVDLLRRDAVAFEYLYVQSCNDVVLERFGSELKYDTALHLAALQMYILTINTKQSQKVSLKYIEKEWGLALFLPPAVLSSMKEKNIKKALTHILKTNQNLVPPGKKLTALQAKVHYLKYLSDLRLYGGRVFKSVLIQGEKHTEVTLLVGPKYGISHVINTKTNLVALLADFSHVNRIEMYTEDENRVRVELHVLDVKPITLLMESVDAMNLACLTAGYYRLLVDSRRSIFNVAQNTETSQAARVKQTYQAIECTYSTPQKGFEDRNNQRCNQDYSNQECEYLQHGRFEGQRVYITEIHQPQHSMHMAERAECCGIPCSQTYLNVPRPKPQDSSRSAKVSFIFGDPPLDSVNPQNLGYHRLMDESPEMLDNHSHMYRRLEDDYKMMDAIEDGDGYQYATKIFGPTECIEEPLLHDICYADTTDDAEDEDDISCEEDMGMSDIDKPMLLSLSGSSDDIIDLTSLPPPPDGNDEEDNDVLLHSLNLAIAAPPPGFRDSSDEEEQQQGGIRAQEACNDIPVSLIDSVPALGAEGHGEPLNDAVVSTLQALEALAASEEQSPAQSESSTGVEISRAFSPESSDSGNETNSSEMTESSELAAAQRHSENHLRMHVAMTEGYHAVNEEKTEVAAPSDGGAGAVQYNTQEHQDEEAKSSAVASSQIFHSNGGEMEPETMEIKSVSEYFTKMHIGSVMSRQRGKQRVAESRMQGVTCASSDRSHMTSHDSAKEEAPHLVGKYNAFTVRDSYYMNQLDLGRTHFKDRHQKWQQRGPGNKMAENLSMDGVTDSQASHADRLTVKEEKQDSEERSQQLNAHLHSPSKVPALAEGDATSQDNEQQQIKIPPLDHDVTRLYEYHVSKRMSSIQSEGVNSLQSSQCSSIDAGCSTGSSSCVTPMDSPLCATDNMHVLSESSLKGLSYVTAEEKQYGPQGQGRVGQPIDPTLLRKIHAATSAEPGFGINRDNSHRKPKIKETTACTQLKKVGEESSLALCYETNTTTTTTSPSSLRSSTEPRGLTQASPDPHTLASPLSGSLCDPKTSSNRKPNRDRMLRRSWSTIMPNSRSLEALIEKTRATLTGRSSGQNFPSQDPPKVQRIFSAKTLPKSLSQGSVATNLSGRRQPRGASLLLPESTAPSDVGTWRCHGPFRHCFLRRKKNADGDDEDREMHSHALFSVSSVSFNRKKNTVLRAVSEAEQSNVNAATNDMSLEARLARVNSMKGKTYSLHTGFALTRKDALEMAGVLRSSVGDWSRGARREVNKADMDNFSQLLFMQAKVLSSACSQMGVEYSSPEELLLTLTHSFHSLCCLTQACMSLVEGLSSEGEQREVVAKVDEVVMNYVCLLKAAEAALGSSPSDQSVNALTHHSASMSAIINALTHSLKTLLNK; encoded by the exons ATGGACCCAGAGGACAATGAACTCGGCGTCTTCACTGTCATTCA CCACAGGACAAAATCCTTAGGCCGGCCGCCCCCTTCAGGGACCTGGAGTGCTTCACAGGGACCCCCCAATGGATGGGACATGGGCAGCAATAGAGAGGGGCGTGACTGCTACATCAA CCACGTCTCCCAGAGCAGCTCCCTGGAGGAGGTTTGTCTGGACGGGGACAAGTTTGTGTCACAAGCGCCCCGGAAGGTTGAGATGAGACGAGATCCAGTGCTTGGCTTTGGATTTGTGGCAGGCAGTGAGAAACCTGTGGTGGTCCGGTCAGTCACACCAG GGGGTCCATCAGAAGGCAAGCTGATCCCAGGAGACGAGATCATCATGATTAATGATGAGCCAGTCACTTCAGCACCCAGGGAGAGGGTTATTGACCTTGTCAG GAGTTGCAAGGAGTCCATATTGTTGAGCGTTATTCAGCCGTACCCA TCACCCAAATCGGCATTCATCAGCGCAGCCAAAAAGGCCAAGTTAAAGACTAATCCTGTTAAGGTCCGCTTCGCTGAGGAGGTCATCATCAATGGCCAGGTCCCT GAAACGGTGAAGGACAACTCCCTTCTCTTTATGCCAAATGTTTTGAAGGTGTACCTGGAGAACGGGCAGaccaaatcatttaaatttgacaGCAGCACATCCATTAAG GATGTCATTTTGACCCTGCAAGAAAAGCTATCCATTAAGAGCATCGAGCACTTTTCTCTGATGCTGGAACAGAGAGCTGAGGGGTCTGCCAGCAAACTCATGCTGCTGCATGAGCAGGAGATGCTAACTCAG GTGACACAGAGGCCAGGGTCAAACAAGATGAAGTGCTTTTTTCGCATCACTTTTGTCCCAAAGGATCCTGTGGACCTGCTTAGGAGAGACGCAGTAGCATTTGAGTACCTATACGTTCAG AGCTGTAATGATGTGGTGTTGGAGAGATTTGGGTCAGAGCTGAAATACGACACAGCTCTCCATCTGGCTGCCCTGCAAATGTATATTCTAACCATCAATACCAAGCAGTCCCAGAAAGTTTCTCTCAAGTATATTGA GAAGGAGTGGGGTCTGGCGTTGTTCCTGCCTCCGGCAGTGCTGTCTAGCATGAAAGAGAAGAATATCAAAAAAGCCCTCACTCACATCCTCAAAACCAACCAGAACCTGGTGCCCCCTGGTAAAAAG CTGACTGCCCTGCAGGCTAAGGTCCATTATCTGAAGTACCTCAGCGATTTGAGGCTGTATGGAGGACGAGTTTTTAAATCCGTATTAATT CAAGGCGAGAAGCACACAGAAGTGACATTGCTGGTGGGGCCCAAATACGGCATCAGCCATGTGATTAATACTAAAACCAACCTGGTGGCACTTCTGGCTGATTTCAGTCATGTCAATCGCATTGAGATGTATACAGAAGATGAGAACAGGGTTAGAGTGGAACTACATGTTCTGGATGTGAAG CCCATCACTCTCTTAATGGAGTCTGTTGATGCAATGAATCTGGCCTGTTTGACTGCTGGCTACTACAGATTACTGGTGGACTCTCGGCGCTCCATCTTCAACGTGGctcaaaacacagaaacaa GCCAAGCAGCAAGAGTAAAGCAGACCTACCAGGCCATTGAGTGTACATACAGCACACCCCAGAAAGGATTTGAAGACAGAAACAACCAGAGATGCAACCAAGATTATTCTAACCAGGAGTGTGAATACCTCCAGCATGGGAGATTTGAAGGCCAGCGAGTCTACATTACTGAGATCCACCAACCCCAACACTCAATGCACATGGCAGAGAGGGCAGAGTGCTGCGGAATCCCCTGTTCCCAAACTTACCTCAACGTTCCCAGGCCCAAACCCCAAGACTCCTCCAGGAGTGCAAAGGTCTCCTTCATATTTGGAGATCCTCCCTTAGACAGTGTAAACCCCCAAAATCTGGGCTACCACAGACTGATGGATGAGAGCCCAGAGATGTTAGACAATCACAGCCACATGTATAGGCGTCTCGAGGACGACTATAAGATGATGGATGCCATAGAAGACGGGGATGGGTACCAGTACGCCACCAAAATCTTTGGTCCTACTGAATGTATCGAGGAGCCGCTGCTGCACGATATCTGCTACGCAGACACAACAGATGATGCAGAGGATGAAGATGACATCAGCTGTGAGGAGGACATGGGGATGAGTGACATTGACAAGCCTATGTTACTCTCACTCTCAGGGTCCAGCGATGACATCATTGACTtaacctccctccctcccccaccGGACGGTAATGACGAGGAGGACAATGACGTACTGCTGCACTCTCTTAACCTGGCAAtagctgctcctcctcctggctTCAGGGACAGCTCTGacgaggaggagcagcagcagggggGCATTCGGGCCCAAGAGGCCTGCAATGATATCCCAGTGTCTCTTATAGATTCAGTGCCCGCCCTCGGAGCAGAAGGCCACGGTGAGCCTCTGAACGATGCAGTGGTGTCCACCTTACAGGCACTCGAGGCCCTCGCTGCGTCTGAGGAACAGAGTCCGGCACAGTCCGAGAGTAGCACAG GTGTAGAAATATCACGGGCATTTAGTCCTGAGTCCTCAGATTCTGGCAACGAGACAAATTCCTCTGAGATGACGGAGAGCTCCGAGCTGGCCGCCGCTCAAAGACACTCAGAGAACCACCTGAGGATGCATGTAGCCATGACAGAGGGTTACCATGCTGTGAACGAAGAAAAGACGGAGGTTGCTGCACCTAGCGACGGTGGTGCCGGAGCTGTGCAGTACAACACTCAGGAGCATCAGGATGAGGAGGCTAAATCGTCTGCTGTTGCCTCCTCCCAGATTTTTCACTCCAACGGCGGGGAGATGGAGCCAGAgacaatggaaataaaatcagtCAGCGAATACTTCACTAAGATGCACATAGGCTCTGTAATGAGCAggcagagaggaaaacagaggGTGGCAGAGAGCAGAATGCAAGGAGTTACCTGTGCATCCTCTGACAGATCTCACATGACTTCTCACGACTCAGCTAAAGAGGAGGCCCCTCATCTTGTTGGGAAGTATAACGCTTTCACTGTGAGAGATTCGTACTACATGAATCAACTTGATCTGGGTCGAACTCACTTTAAAGACAGGCATCAAAAATGGCAGCAGAGAGGGCCTGGaaacaaaatggcagaaaatctATCTATGGATGGTGTGACTGACTCACAGGCTTCCCACGCAGACAGGTTGACAGTAAAGGAAGAGAAACAGGACTCAGAGGAAAGAAGCCAACAGTTAAATGCTCATCTCCACTCTCCGTCCAAAGTGCCTGCCCTTGCAGAAGGAGATGCCACTTCACAAGACAATGAGCAGCAGCAAATTAAGATTCCACCATTGGATCATGACGTCACACGGCTATATGAATACCACGTGAGCAAGCGCATGTCATCGATACAGAGTGAAGGCGTTAATTCTCTCCAGAGCTCGCAGTGTTCCTCTATAGACGCCGGTTGTAGCacaggcagcagcagctgtgtcACCCCCATGGATTCTCCTCTTTGTGCCACAGACAACATGCATGTACTGTCAGAGTCCTCGCTCAAGGGGCTGAGTTATGTAACTGCTGAGGAAAAACAGTATGGGCCACAAGGTCAGGGAAGGGTTGGACAGCCCATAGACCCCACCCTGCTGAGGAAGATCCATGCAGCTACCAGTGCTGAGCCTGGGTTCGGGATTAATCGAGATAACAGTCATCGAAAGCCCAAGATAAAAGAAACCACAG CTTGCACACAGCTGAAGAAGGTTGGGGAAGAGTCATCTTTAGCTCTCTGTTATGAGACCAataccaccaccacaaccacatcaccatcatcattgAGAAGTAGCACAGAGCCCAGAGGGCTAACACAGGCCAGCCCCGACCCACACACCCTGGCTTCCCCCTTAAGCGGATCTTTATGTGACCCTAAAACAAGCAGCAACAGAAAGCCAAACAGGGATCGGATGCTCAGAAGAAGCTGGAGCACCATAATGCCAAATTCCAGGAGTTTAGAAGCACTGATAGAGAAGACCAGAGCCACACTTACAGGGAGGAGTAGTGGTCAGAATTTTCCGTCTCAAGATCCCCCCAAAGTACAGAGGATATTCTCTGCCAAAACCTTGCCCAAGAGCTTGTCCCAAGGTTCAGTCGCAACTAATTTGTCTGGTAGAAGGCAGCCAAGAGGAGCCTCCCTGTTGCTGCCAGAGTCAACAGCACCAAGTGATGTAGGTACGTGGAGATGCCATGGGCCGTTCAGACACTGCTTCCTGCGGAGAAAGAAAAACGCCGATGGTGATgatgaagacagagagatgCACTCccatgctttgttttctgtcagctCAGTTTCTTTCAACCGCAAGAAAAATACAGTCTTGAGAGCTGTCTCCGAAGCAGAGCAGAGTAACGTAAATGCAGCTACAAATGACATGAGCCTCGAAGCAAGGCTAGCACGTGTAAATTCAATGAAAGGAAAAACCTACAGCCTCCATACAGGGTTTGCACTTACACGTAAGGATGCCTTAGAGATGGCTGGTGTGTTGCGTTCCAGCGTCGGCGACTGGTCCAGAGGTGCAAGACGAGAGGTCAACAAGGCTGATATGGATAACTTCTCCCAGCTGCTTTTCATGCAGGCGAAAGTGCTGAGCAGCGCCTGCAGTCAGATGGGTGTAGAGTACAGCAGCCCAGAGGAGTTACTGCTCACTCTGACGCACAGCTTCCACTCACTCTGCTGCCTAACGCAGGCCTGCATGTCACTGGTGGAAGGCCTGAGCAGCGAAGGAGAGCAGCGTGAGGTAGTAGCCAAAGTGGACGAGGTAGTCATGAACTACGTGTGTCTGCTGAAAGCTGCTGAGGCAGCTTTGGGAAGCTCCCCCAGTGACCAAAGTGTGAATGCATTGACACATCACTCTGCCTCCATGTCTGCTATTATAAATGCACTAACTCACTCACTGAAAACACtgctcaataaataa